A genomic window from Geotrypetes seraphini chromosome 18, aGeoSer1.1, whole genome shotgun sequence includes:
- the LOC117351694 gene encoding INO80 complex subunit C-like isoform X1 yields MRWTGARVQDPSLEIPQLIYPSASVHCASFKTDAMSDNKATIPDPAGPQIETAVKPLPFKEPTFVHSGIGGVAAGKKNRTWKNLKQILAAERVLPWQLNDPSYFNIDAPPSFKPAKKYSDISGLPANYTDPQSKLRFSTTEEFNYIRMLPTDVVTGYLALRKATSIVP; encoded by the exons ATGCGCTGGACTGGAGCAAGGGTGCAGGACCCGTCCCTGGAAATCCCTCAG CTCATCTACCCGAGTGCAAGTGTGCACTGTGCCTCCTTCAAGACGGATGCCATGAGCGACAATAAAGCCACAATCCCAGATCCTGCTGGGCCTCAAATAGAGACAGCTGTCAAGCCTTTGCCTTTTAAGGAGCCAACTTTTGTTCACTCTGGCATTGGTGGTGTAGCAGCTGGCAAGAAGAACAGAACCTGGAAGAACCTAAAGCAGATACTTGCAGCAGAAAGGGTATTGCCATGGCAACTGAATGATCCGAGCTACTTTAATATTGATGCCCCACCTTCCTTTAAACCGGCCAAGAAGTATTCTGATATTTCAGGACTTCCTGCAAATTATACAGATCCACAAAGCAAGCTGAGGTTCAGCACCACAGAAGAATTCAATTATATTAGAATGCTGCCAACAGATGTTGTTACAGGCTACCTAGCTTTAAGAAAAGCAACAAGCATTGTTCCTTGA
- the LOC117351694 gene encoding INO80 complex subunit C-like isoform X2: MCLLIYPSASVHCASFKTDAMSDNKATIPDPAGPQIETAVKPLPFKEPTFVHSGIGGVAAGKKNRTWKNLKQILAAERVLPWQLNDPSYFNIDAPPSFKPAKKYSDISGLPANYTDPQSKLRFSTTEEFNYIRMLPTDVVTGYLALRKATSIVP, from the exons ATGTGCCTG CTCATCTACCCGAGTGCAAGTGTGCACTGTGCCTCCTTCAAGACGGATGCCATGAGCGACAATAAAGCCACAATCCCAGATCCTGCTGGGCCTCAAATAGAGACAGCTGTCAAGCCTTTGCCTTTTAAGGAGCCAACTTTTGTTCACTCTGGCATTGGTGGTGTAGCAGCTGGCAAGAAGAACAGAACCTGGAAGAACCTAAAGCAGATACTTGCAGCAGAAAGGGTATTGCCATGGCAACTGAATGATCCGAGCTACTTTAATATTGATGCCCCACCTTCCTTTAAACCGGCCAAGAAGTATTCTGATATTTCAGGACTTCCTGCAAATTATACAGATCCACAAAGCAAGCTGAGGTTCAGCACCACAGAAGAATTCAATTATATTAGAATGCTGCCAACAGATGTTGTTACAGGCTACCTAGCTTTAAGAAAAGCAACAAGCATTGTTCCTTGA
- the LOC117351694 gene encoding INO80 complex subunit C-like isoform X3 → MSDNKATIPDPAGPQIETAVKPLPFKEPTFVHSGIGGVAAGKKNRTWKNLKQILAAERVLPWQLNDPSYFNIDAPPSFKPAKKYSDISGLPANYTDPQSKLRFSTTEEFNYIRMLPTDVVTGYLALRKATSIVP, encoded by the coding sequence ATGAGCGACAATAAAGCCACAATCCCAGATCCTGCTGGGCCTCAAATAGAGACAGCTGTCAAGCCTTTGCCTTTTAAGGAGCCAACTTTTGTTCACTCTGGCATTGGTGGTGTAGCAGCTGGCAAGAAGAACAGAACCTGGAAGAACCTAAAGCAGATACTTGCAGCAGAAAGGGTATTGCCATGGCAACTGAATGATCCGAGCTACTTTAATATTGATGCCCCACCTTCCTTTAAACCGGCCAAGAAGTATTCTGATATTTCAGGACTTCCTGCAAATTATACAGATCCACAAAGCAAGCTGAGGTTCAGCACCACAGAAGAATTCAATTATATTAGAATGCTGCCAACAGATGTTGTTACAGGCTACCTAGCTTTAAGAAAAGCAACAAGCATTGTTCCTTGA